A window from Chelmon rostratus isolate fCheRos1 chromosome 13, fCheRos1.pri, whole genome shotgun sequence encodes these proteins:
- the ranbp2 gene encoding E3 SUMO-protein ligase RanBP2 isoform X2, with translation MRRSKAEVDRYVSSVQSSSPSLKEKPVKGFLFAKLYFEAKEYELAKRHVSEYLKVQERDPKAHKFLGQLYEREGEINKAVGCYKRSVDLNPAQRDLVLKVAELLVSKEECDSRAEFWVEKAAKLLPGNPAVFNLKERLLSRQGQQGWNRLFDLLQAELAARPADAHVNVKLVQLFCQDGRLDEAVKHCLAAEKRGVLSHSLDWYTVVLHTLQEYLAQPSISSNEKMCRRLQRELLLAHCSLLRITLSESNMQPSLDALRGFDEAMQTLSGVAGRHADDLCDVFVEMRGHLYLHAATLLLKLAQDRQQTWRAVIDLAALCYLLAYQVPRPKAKVTKRDQSAPQLLELLANDRQSQAGHMLLNLSTDSSTLIREVVEAFGNRSGQDSLFELLFGPQGSTGSSFIANDNIRSVNTTAPELSQLAKWDAGSILLHRGDLQHLSWLGLQWTLLGQRPAMRDWLQQLFPRLTLETSKLDTNAPESICLLDLEVFLYGVVFCSHCQLQETAKISSGVNQQQQQQLYEPRCLPLPLLRLLTTDRQREWWEAIYSLIHKQAAPGMSAKLRMIVQHGLSTLRAGEKNGLQPALAIHWAQCLSQTGDGVNSYYDQKEYIGRSVHYWKAVLPLLERIKNRRSIPEPLDPLFIHFPSKDIQMSSVRGYEEEAKIAYAALLDIEGKTEEAIATLETINNMSSIWHLAQIYQRLSEEASNGVEETQDRCITFLRKFRTYLSKIYNANADDIEKLPVSMEEVVDLLNDVNQQLGETGEAMDEEEEKEEQGRRGPAHSSPAHPTDTSATIAHIKFSTPSPNKSIVSPSKRHMISPKTPPHWVEDQKSLLQMLCQQVEALKNEVHDLRHNSSGNAGSPHHKMYGESYGAEGLQEPFTPVQSYHGAPLTVATTGPSVYYNQSPSYNSQYLLRTAANVTPTKGPVYGMNRMPPQQHMYAYQQPTHTPPLQTAPACIYPPQEQVFGGPLRFESPATSLLSPYSEEYYGQSVTQQTTNPPLPEPGYFTKPSVVPVQPPKGIEGKPMDFGKLSFSQQAPAEVPKVPSFGAAAVAQSTPSAAFKFNSNFKSNDGDFTFSASQAKHSESLLGLLTSDIPTKTDAVPEKPATQEQPPSQTGIFTFGNKNVSGFSFVDSTHSKSTGGLFGKVEQPFKFGDVTKPVFGVAKSAAEEERAAESDNDSTHVDEDEDGPHFEPIVPLPDKVDVKTGEEEEEEMFCNRAKLYRFDTETKEWKERGIGNVKILKHSTKGKVRLLMRREQVLKICANHYITADMLLKPNAGSDKSWVWNAIDYADEEPKPEQLAIRFKTVDEASLFKAKFEEAQKTVLKSPEEQDQQERKEETLKVSGSLAAQFALKEGEWDCTVCCVRNKPTDMRCVACQSGNPNSSSKPDIQGAGETKASPFTFKFGTDSSKPSTSGSTFTGFGAFGASIPSSFTFGTSTSKPADTVTSAFGSGFGDKFGKKPGQWDCDTCSARNEASADSCVSCKALKASPKTPATAQTAPAVDATAAQASMSAVNSGFAAQFSKKPGQWDCDLCQVRNEASVDKCVACKTPNPAAKSTAGAPVASNLPPVSGFGADFVKNGGMWDCNACLVRNDASAVECVSCHAPHETPSLEAMFAKKDGEWDCDTCLVRNEGSTNKCLACQTPNPNAKSTTSTAASASMFSFTFDTKSSSNQPAGTGFTMPFETGSTFQFGQSKDTSSASSFKFAAPQSGSNTTSSSAFSFSMPIPAGGFKFGIQDPAKETPSTDSQTPPSGSASSFLKSIADKHKEQENVSAPSVDQTEEEQNPVIAGKANTFSFADLAKSSGGDFQFGQQDPNFKGFSGAGQQVFSSLQATPTKTDATNELEDDGMYKTEENDDIQFEPVVQMPDKVDLVTGEEDEQVLYSQRVKLFRFDSNTSQWKERGVGILKFLKNNTNGRLRVLMRREQVLKVCANHWITTTMNLKPLAGSDKAWIWMANDFSDGDAKLEQLAAKFKSPELAEEFKEKFEECQRLLLDIPLQTPHKLVDSGRTAHLIQKAEEMKSGLKDLKSFLTDEKTKIKDEDSQGDITTSSNVSSLVIKPHGETTGPTLEWDNYDLREEALDDTADSSVYASPIASSPLRKNLFRFGESTGGFSFSFQPGISPSKSPAKLNQSRASVGTDDEQDVTQDDERDGQYFEPVVPLPDLVEISTGEENEQVVFSHRAKLYRYDKELGQWKERGIGDLKILQNYETKRVRLIMRRDQVLKICANHWITSAMKLEPMKGAEKAWVWSALDFAEVGESNIEQLAVRFKLQDTANTFKQVFEEAKGAQEKKELMTPVTSRVTTPQDSVPTGAAQTITTVCGKAAIAVLEETTKERTELSTDSKPCAAGSPSPVNPSKTVVSPPKFVFGTDSLQRFFGSPKSHSESEEAASSLKAKDSGRPAKASHAVPAFKIPEKGLDFRLFKDNPMAFWTSTSTTQFEPPGTLITAVCVNTSQLSSGWPLLLERNNLDARSGKTIDANVLHVQCVEMQFLLYQ, from the exons ATGCGGCGGAGTAAGGCTGAAGTGGACCGTTACGTTTCCTCAGTACAGAGTTCCTCTCCCTCACTTAAAGAG AAGCCAGTCAAAGGGTTTTTATTTGCTAAATTATACTTTGAAGCAAAGGAATATGAACTTGCAAAAAG GCATGTGTCAGAGTATCTCAAAGTCCAGGAGAGAGATCCCAAAGCACACAAATTCCTTGGACAGCTCtacgagagagagggagaaatcaaCAAGGCAGTAGGATGTTACAAG CGGTCAGTGGACTTGAACCCAGCCCAGAGGGACCTGGTGCTGAAGGTGGCTGAGTTACTGGTCAGTAAGGAGGaatgtgacagcagagcagagtttTGGGTGGAGAAAGCTGCCAAGCTGCTGCCAGGAAACCCTGCAGTTTTCAACCTGAAG GAGCGTTTGTTGAGTCGTCAGGGTCAGCAGGGTTGGAACCGGTTGTTTGACCTCCTCCAGGCCGAGCTGGCAGCGAGGCCAGCTGACGCTCATGTGAACGTGAAGTTGGTTCAGCTGTTCTGTCAGGACGGACGCCTGGATGAAGCTGTGAAGCATTGCCTGGCTGCTGAGAAAAGGGGCGTGCTGAGCCACAGTCTGGATTGGTACACAGTGGTGTTGCACACATTGCAG GAGTATCTAGCTCAGCCCAGCATCTCCAGTAATGAGAAGATGTGTCGGCGTCTCCAGAGGGAACTGCTATTGGCCCACTGCAGCCTGCTGAGAATCACACTGTCGGAAAGCAATATGCAGCCCAGCCTCGATGCCCTCAGAGG gTTTGATGAAGCTATGCAGACACTGAGTGGGGTTGCTGGCCGCCATGCAGACGATCTTTGTGACGTGTTTGTGGAGATGAGAGGCCACCTCTACTTGCATGCTGCCACACTGCTGTTGAAACTGGCTCAGGATCGCCAACAGACCTGGAGGGCCGTCATTGACCTGGCTGCACTGTGCTACTTGCTTGCATACCAG gtCCCCAGACCAAAGGCTAAAGTGACCAAAAGAGACCAGTCGGCTCCACAGCTTCTGGAGCTGTTGGCCAATGACCGACAGAGCCAGGCCGGCCACATGTTGCTAAATCTGAGCACTGATTCTTCTACCCTGATCAGAgag GTGGTGGAGGCATTTGGCAACCGTAGTGGTCAGGACTCTCTCTTTGAACTCCTGTTTGGACCACAGGGATCCACTGGATCATCCTTCATTGCCAATGATAACATTCGTTCCGTTAACACCACAGCTCCAGAGCTCTCTCAACTGGCCAAGTGGGATGCTG GCTCTATCCTGCTGCATCGTGGTGACTTGCAACATCTAAGCTGGCTGGGGCTACAGTGGACCCTTCTGGGCCAAAGACCAGCCATGCGGGACTGGTTACAGCAGCTCTTTCCAAGGCTTACTCTGGAAACTTCCAAGCTGGACACCAACGCACCAGAGTCCATCTGCTTGCTGGATCTGGAG GTGTTTTTATATGGTGTGGTGTTCTGTAGCCACTGTCAACTTCAGGAAACGGCAAAGATCAGCAGCGGCGTgaaccagcagcaacaacagcagctctaTGAACCTCGTtgcctccctcttcctctccttcgGCTCTTGACCACTGATAGACAGAGGGAGTGGTGGGAGGCCATCTACAGCCTCATTCACAAACAAGCAGC TCCTGGTATGTCAGCCAAACTGCGGATGATTGTGCAGCATGGACTGAGCACTCTGAGGGCTGGAGAGAAAAATGGCCTTCAACCAGCGCTGGCCATCCACTGGGCTCAGTGTCTCAGCCAGACG GGTGATGGAGTGAACTCTTACTACGACCAGAAGGAGTACATTGGCCGCAGTGTCCACTACTGGAAAGCTGTACTTCCACTGTTGGAAAGGATCAAAAACAGACGCAGTATACCAGAGCCGCTTGACCCGCTCTTCATACACTTTCCCTCCAAAGATATTCAG ATGTCTTCTGTTAGGGGTTATGAAGAGGAAGCCAAGATAGCATATGCAGCTCTACTTGACATTGAAGGCAAGACAGAGGAGGCCATCGCTACCTTGGAAACCATCAATAACATGTCATCCATCTGGCATTTGGCACAG ATCTACCAACGGTTATCTGAGGAGGCCAGCAATGGGGTTGAGGAGACCCAAGACAGATGCATCACTTTTCTGAGAAAGTTCAGGACTTACTTGTCAAAGATCTATAATGCTAATGCAGATGACATTGAGAAG CTGCCTGTTTCCATGGAGGAAGTTGTGGACCTTCTGAATGATGTGAACCAGCAGCTGGGGGAGACTGGGGAGGCCatggatgaagaagaggagaaggaggagcagggtCGAAGAGGACCAGCCCACTCCAGCCCTGCTCATCCCACAGACACATCTGCCACCATAGCCCACATCAAGTTTTCCACTCCCTCTCCTAACAAAAGCATCGTCTCTCCTTCAAAAAGACACATG ATTTCTCCCAAGACACCACCTCACTGGGTGGAGGACCAGAAAAGTCTCCTTCAGATGCTTTGTCAGCAAGTTGAAGCCCTCAAG AACGAGGTCCATGATCTGAGACACAACTCTTCAGGGAACGCAGGTTCCCCTCATCACAAAATGTATGGGGAGAGCTATGGGGCTGAGGGCCTACAAGAGCCTTTTACCCCAGTCCAGTCCTACCATGGGGCTCCTCTAACAG TTGCCACCACGGGCCCCTCTGTGTACTACAACCAGTCTCCATCTTATAATTCTCAGTATCTACTGCGCACAGCAGCAAATGTGACCCCCACCAAG GGCCCAGTGTATGGTATGAATCGTATGCCACCTCAGCAGCATATGTATGCCTACCAGCAGCCCACCCATACACCACCATTGCAGACAGCCCCAGCTTGCATTTACCCTCCTCAAGAGCAGGTCTTTGGTGGCCCTCTTCGTTTTGAATCACCAGCCACAAGCCTTCTTTCCCCTTACAGTGAGGAATATTATGGCCAGAGTGTAACCCAACAAACGACTAACCCTCCCCTGCCTGAGCCTGGTTACTTTACCAAGCCATCTGTAGTCCCCGTTCAGCCACCAAAAGGCATCGAGGGTAAGCCTATGGACTTTGGGAAGCTCTCCTTCAGCCAGCAGGCACCAGCTGAAGTACCCAAAGTGCCTAGttttggagcagcagcagttgccCAGTCAACTCCATCAGCTGCTTTTAAATTCAACTCCAACTTTAAATCCAACGATGGAGACTTCACTTTTTCTGCTTCCCAGGCCAAGCACAGTGAAAGTCTACTTGGTCTTCTTACTTCAGACATTCCCACTAAAACAGATGCTGTTCCAGAGAAGCCTGCGACCCAGGAGCAACCCCCCAGTCAAACAGGCATCTTCACCTTTGGCAATAAAAATGTTAGTGGCTTCTCCTTTGTTGATTCCACACACAGCAAAAGCACTGGAGGTCTGTTTGGAAAGGTAGAGCAGCCATTTAAATTTGGGGATGTTACCAAGCCAGTGTTTGGGGTTGCTAAGTCTGCTGCAGAAGaggaaagagctgcagagagcgaCAATGACAGCACTCATGTTGACGAGGATGAGGATGGTCCTCACTTTGAACCCATTGTACCCCTTCCTGATAAAGTAGATGTGAAAacaggtgaagaagaggaggaggaaatgtttTGCAACAGGGCAAAGCTGTATCGATttgacacagagacaaaagagTGGAAGGAGCGGGGAATTGGCAATGTTAAAATCCTAAAACACAGTACTAAAGGGAAGGTCCGCCTCTTAATGAGAAGGGAACAGGTCCTTAAGATTTGTGCAAACCACTACATCACTGCTGATATGCTACTAAAACCAAATGCTGGCTCCGACAAATCCTGGGTCTGGAATGCCATTGATTATGCGGATGAAGAGCCTAAACCCGAACAACTGGCCATCCGTTTCAAAACCGTAGATGAGGCATCACTTTTCAAAGCTAAGTTTGAGGAAGCCCAGAAAACTGTGCTCAAATCCCCAGAGGAGCAGGATCAacaggaaaggaaggaggaaaccCTAAAAGTTTCTGGATCACTGGCAGCCCAGTTTGCACTGAAAGAAGGGGAATGGGACtgcactgtgtgctgtgtaaGAAATAAACCCACAGATATGCGATGTGTTGCTTGTCAAAGTGGCAATCCTAATTCTTCATCCAAACCAGACATTCAGGGTGCTGGTGAAACCAAAGCCAGTCCCTTTACTTTCAAATTTGGGACTGATTCATCAAAACCCAGTACTTCTGGCTCTACATTTACTGGATTTGGTGCTTTTGGAGCTTCAATACCCTCCTCTTTTACATTTGGCACCAGCACCTCAAAACCTGCTGACACAGTCACCAGTGCGTTTGGCTCTGGCTTTGGGGATAAGTTTGGCAAGAAGCCAGGGCAGTGGGACTGTGACACATGTTCTGCAAGAAATGAGGCTtctgcagacagctgtgttTCTTGTAAAGCCCTGAAAGCCTCACCTAAAACACCTGCTACAGCACAAACGGCACCAGCTGTAGATGCAACTGCAGCACAGGCCTCTATGTCTGCTGTTAACTCTGGGTTTGCTGCCCAGTTTAGCAAAAAGCCCGGGCAGTGGGACTGTGATTTATGCCAAGTAAGAAATGAAGCCTCTGTTGACAAATGTGTTGCCTGTAAAACCCCCAACCCTGCAGCTAAATCAACAGCGGGGGCTCCAGTAGCATCGAATCTGCCTCCAGTGTCAGGATTTGGGGCTGATTTTGTAAAAAACGGAGGTATGTGGGACTGCAACGCCTGCCTGGTCAGAAATGATGCATCAGCTGTTGAATGTGTTTCCTGTCATGCCCCACATGAGACTCCCTCTTTAGAAGCCATGTTTGCCAAGAAGGATGGAGAATGGGATTGTGACACTTGTCTAGTGAGAAACGAGGGCTCTACCAATAAGTGTTTGGCCTGTCAGACACCAAATCCAAATGCTAAAAGCACAACCAGCACTGCTGCCTCAGCCTCCATGTTCAGCTTTACCTTTGACACAAAGAGTTCATCAAACCAGCCTGCTGGAACTGGATTTACAATGCCCTTTGAAACTGGCAGCACTTTTCAGTTTGGTCAAAGCAAAGATACAAGCTCAGCTTCTTCTTTTAAGTTTGCAGCTCCTCAGTCTGGCTCTAATACCACAAGTTCTTCAGCCTTCTCTTTCTCAATGCCCATTCCAGCCGGTGGCTTCAAGTTTGGCATTCAGGACCCTGCAAAAGAAACCCCCTCAACTGATAGTCAAACACCTCCATCAGGGTCAGCCTCCAGTTTTCTGAAAAGCATAGCTGACAAACACAAGGAGCAAGAAAATGTGTCTGCACCCTCAGTGGACcaaacagaggaagaacaaaatCCAGTAATTGCCGGTAAAGCCAATACATTCAGCTTTGCAGATTTGGCAAAGTCCTCTGGAGGAGATTTCCAGTTTGGCCAGCAAGATCCCAACTTCAAAGGTTTCTCTGGAGCCGGTCAGCAGGTGTTCTCGTCATTACAGGCAACCCCCACCAAGACGGATGCCACAAATGAGCTGGAGGATGACGGTATGTATAAAACAGAGGAGAATGATGATATCCAGTTTGAACCAGTGGTCCAGATGCCTGATAAAGTGGATCTGGTGACAGGGGAGGAGGATGAACAGGTTCTTTATTCTCAGCGTGTCAAACTGTTCAGATTTGACTCCAACACCAGTCAATGGAAAGAGCGTGGTGTAGGAATCCTTAAATTCCTGAAGAACAACACTAATGGCAGGCTAAGGGTGCTAATGAGAAGAGAGCAAGTTCTGAAGGTGTGTGCCAACCACTGGATCACCACCACCATGAATCTAAAGCCCCTGGCAGGCTCAGACAAAGCATGGATTTGGATGGCCAATGACTTCTCTGATGGAGATGCTAAACTTGAACAGTTGGCTGCTAAGTTCAAAAGCCCAGAGCTAGCTGAGGAGTTTAAGGAGAAGTTTGAAGAGTGTCAAAGACTTCTCTTGGATATCCCCCTACAAACCCCCCACAAGCTTGTTGACTCAGGCAGAACAGCACACCTCATtcagaaagcagaggaaatgaagTCTGGTTTGAAAGACCTGaaatcctttttgacagatgagaaaacaaagatCAAAGATGAGGACAGCCAGGGAGACATTACAACATCCAGCAATGTTTCAAGCCTTGTAATCAAGCCCCACGGCGAAACCACCGGCCCCACCTTGGAGTGGGATAACTACGACTTAAGAGAAGAGGCTTTAGATGATACAGCTGACTCATCAGTCTATGCCTCTCCCATCGCCAGCAGCCCTCTGAGAAAGAACCTTTTCCGCTTTGGAGAATCGACTGGTGGattcagcttcagcttccaACCTGGCATCAGCCCCTCCAAGTCTCCTGCTAAGCTTAATCAGAGCAGAGCCTCAGTGGGTACTGATGATGAGCAGGATGTAACCCAGGATGATGAAAGGGATGGCCAGTACTTTGAACCTGTTGTCCCCTTGCCTGACCTGGTTGAGATTTCTACAGGAGAGGAGAATGAACAGGTGGTCTTCAGTCACAGGGCCAAGCTGTATCGCTATGATAAGGAACTGGGTCAGTGGAAGGAAAGGGGTATTGGAGACCTCAAAATCTTGCAGAATTATGAGACCAAACGAGTGAGGTTGATAATGAGGAGAGACCAGGTACTTAAGATCTGTGCCAACCACTGGATCACATCAGCCATGAAGCTGGAACCTATGAAAGGCGCAGAGAAGGCCTGGGTCTGGAGCGCCTTGGACTTCGCTGAAGTCGGAGAGAGTAATATCGAGCAGCTGGCTGTGAGATTCAAGCTGCAGGacactgcaaacacattcaaacaggtCTTTGAAGAGGCCAAGGGtgcacaagaaaaaaaggaactCATGACTCCAGTGACATCCAGGGTCACCACACCTCAAGACAGTGTGCCCACAGGAGCTGCACAGACCATTACAACTGTATGTGGGAAAGCAGCCATCGCTGTTCTGGAAGAGACCACAAAGGAACGTACAGAGCTTTCCACCGACAGTAAGCCATGTGCAGCTGGGTCTCCGAGTCCAGTCAACCCCTCAAAGACAGTGGTGTCACCCCCAAAGTTTGTCTTTGGCACTGATAGCCTTCAGAGGTTTTTTGGCTCTCCCAAATCTCACTCTGAGTCTGAAGAAGCTGCATCCAGTTTGAAAGCCAAAGATTCTGGACGTCCTGCCAAGGCTTCACATGCGGtacctgcattcaaaatcccTGAGAAAG GGCTGGATTTTAGGCTTTTCAAAGATAACCCAATGGCTTTTTGGACCAGCACATCAACCACCCAATTTGAGCCCCCAGGTACTCtaatcactgctgtgtgtgttaacaCTTCTCAGCTGTCATCTGGCTGGCCCCTACTACTAGAAAGAAATAACCTGGATGCACGGAGTGGAAAAACCATTGACGCTAATGTGTTGCATGTCCAGTGTGTGGAGATGCAGTTTTTATTGTACCAATGA